The Bombus huntii isolate Logan2020A chromosome 11, iyBomHunt1.1, whole genome shotgun sequence genome includes a window with the following:
- the LOC126870932 gene encoding intersectin-1 isoform X2 produces the protein MATPQTPGMDPWVIQPRERARYREQFDSLKPINGVVTGEQAKEFLLKSQLPPVILGQIWALSDTDADGKMDINEFSIACKLINLKLRGFEIPKALPSALIQSLKSLSASDSNVTNLTNGAANILPQNNVASLVNLSAPPQVPVQPLISGMPMTGSVPRPLIGPPPVNGPLPGHAIRPVSPMTLPASRQSRQNVAATTHATTHTASKPPARPAPPSVGIVPSTSTTTTTTTTPSGGPSQRPTPPSNIGANFSPATSGPPPKPAPPSFPNSPVATGISPVKVPPASATAIVPPVVQSAQPMTTSTMDLLDLEFSGMSAAAPIAPLNTTPTPMAAFGMAQAMPMQPLSCTSMIAGGSTMVPSIAPMSTGTGVVSTPPVVGLPLVSATTASTLVNGVIAQTPVSTSTPLSTTARPPSIDRVGSVDSQHSQHSVGSPQSVEWAVPHQTKLKYTQLFNTWDRARSGFLSGPQARNIMVQSQLPQQVLAQIWALADMDSDGRLSCDEFVLAMHLCDIAKLGEKIPTTLPIELIPPAFRRQRQSSLTLSQTGTENVDPSAGMPQTSFEDKRKENFEKGQAELERRRKALLEIQRKEQEERERKEREEAEKQEKIRLEQERRRQAEIEKQMQRQKEIEQEKEEQRKRAQEQREAARKEMERQRQLEWEKQKSQELQTQRQKEQDVLLKLKARNQTLTIELGTLNDKVKELSQKICDTRVGVSGVKTTIDGMRSTRDAQLQEMAALKNKLREQNQRLLALSQEKARIEAKNKLNTAMESAGQEAIKMAFDNKQITLKQMKDKIADLQQQIDAKMADIENNNGQLQDIKTQLETLVADCKNLYLTFEDKKLKVLELRASGGTGAGTDYTTSAWGDSGWNDTSAAVNDSAWPVNDATTTNAVEETTPGVMKYRALYEFVARNQDEISFQPGDIILVPPVQNAEPGWMAGEIRGHTGWFPESYVEPIDVGSANDNAFVQQDSVEKRTGIAEVPENVSDAGSLGDEPPPVEPIIPTLGLGVVCDIQVTTLYHYRPTIEQHLLFEKGDIIKVDEQQGDWWYGTSGNGAKGWFPKSYVKEISANQTAVVEGLNEYYVALYPYDSAEVGDLTFNQGEVILVTKKEGDWWTGTTGDRNGIFPANYVEKCDAPDQGASITTNVSETNAITETTEDTTTSNHETATSIAQTTLQAEKTAEQLEDERQAAEDRAELPDFSAMAAQQVINIGRKPEIVQVIAPYQATSSEQLDLQKGQLIMIRKKTDSGWWEGELQARGKKRQIGWFPASYVKPLTSSSNRSTPVSHGYQDSPTDPNVERVMALYPYQAQNEDELSFEKGDVITVLAKDEAAWWKGELNGMSGVFPSNYVSPMSNEMTTNLLVAGLDSMERKRQEYIKELITTEQAYIEDMRLVHEVFEKPLIESLVLTVDEVDKIFVNWRDIIACNDNFLRTLRIRRDNSEGGIVRMIGDILCENIPRMSAYIRFCSCQISAAVYLQRLTETMPEFVKVAQICQQDPRTKGMPLSSFLIKPMQRITKYPLIIGKILEHTPVDHPDRQYLQEALAKAEEFCTQVNEGVREKENSDRLEWLQTHVACDGLEEQLIFNSLTNSLGPRKLLHFGILHKAKSGKELVGFLTNDFLLFAQPVLSRKSSSTGQQFSFERNEHQKFKMYRKPIFLNELSFLGDSEMNGNISFGSCEGSENSTKILRLKDQKKPIILLAPSPSECSLWIRRITEARKKFMENEKTRLQRQRSKQAQFGACGRILVTVLEGFNLKTIPVRRRPPQGRLRLVIVEAEDLIMLKKGKCNTFCKVSMGSQEERTGVISGTDCPLWDTSMQFQVKDLLEDTLCITVFDKGYYSPDEFLGRAEIRVADIMRDSRDSCGPIQKRIQLHEVEKGVVVLKLDLRLFGNR, from the exons ATGGCCACCCCTCAAACTCCGG GTATGGATCCTTGGGTAATCCAACCCAGAGAACGTGCAAGATATAGAGAGCAGTTTGATTCTTTAAAACCAATCAATGGAGTTGTTACTGGAGAGCAAGCAAAAGAATTTTTACTTAAATCACAGCTTCCACCTGTCATCCTTGGACAAATATG GGCTTTATCAGATACAGATGCAGATGGAAAAATGGACATAAATGAATTTAGTATTGcatgtaaattaattaatttaaagttACGTGGTTTTGAAATTCCTAAAGCCTTGCCTTCAGCTTTAATACAGAGTTTGAAGTCACTATCTGCCA GTGATAGTAATGTTACGAACTTAACAAACGGAGCTGCTAATATTCTACCACAGAATAATGTTGCTTCATTAGTAAATTTATCTGCTCCACCGCAAGTTCCAGTACAGCCTTTAATTAGTGGGATGCCTATGACTGGATCTGTTCCACGTCCACTTATAGGACCACCACCTGTAAATGGACCATTACCAGGACATGCTATTAGGCCTGTTTCACCAATGACCTTACCAG CATCACGACAAAGTAGACAGAATGTGGCTGCCACTACACATGCCACAACTCACACAGCGTCAAAGCCACCTGCTCGACCTGCACCACCCTCTGTGG GAATCGTGCCTTCTACAAGTACTACCACTACCACTACCACCACTCCTAGTGGTGGTCCTTCTCAAAGACCTACACCACCCTCAAATATTG gGGCAAATTTTTCACCTGCTACTAGTGGTCCACCACCGAAGCCAGCACCGCCTTCATTTCCTAATAGTCCTGTCGCTACTGGGATTTCACCAGTCAAAGTTCCACCTGCTTCTGCAACGGCTATTGTTCCTCCTGTTGTTCAATCTGCACAACCAATGACTACATCTACCATGG ATTTACTTGATCTTGAGTTTTCAG GGATGTCTGCAGCAGCACCAATTGCACCTTTAAATACAACTCCAACACCAATGGCTGCTTTTGGTATGGCACAAGCAATGCCTATGCAACCATTATCTTGTACTAGTATGATTGCAGGTGGTTCTACTATGGTACCATCTATTGCACCAATGTCCACtg GAACTGGTGTAGTATCGACTCCTCCAGTTGTAGGTTTACCTCTAGTATCAGCAACCACAGCAAGTACGTTAGTGAATGGTGTAATTGCTCAAACACCAGTATCTACAAGTACACCATTAAGCACAACTGCACGTCCACCAAGTATAGATAGGGTGGGTTCGGTTGATTCACAACATAGTCAGCATTCAGTAGGTTCTCCACAATCTGTGGAATGGGCTGTACCTCATcaaacaaaattgaaatatactCAATTATTTAATACCTGGGACAGGGCGCGATCTGGATTTCTATCTGGCCCTCAGGCCAGAAATATTATGGTGCAGTCACAATTACCTCAACAAGTGTTGGCACAGatatg GGCGTTAGCGGACATGGATTCGGATGGTCGTTTGAGTTGCGACGAATTTGTATTAGCAATGCATTTATGTGATATAGCTAAGCTTGGTGAAAAGATACCTACCACGTTACCAATTGAACTTATACCACCTGCATTCAGACGTCAACGACAAAGTAGCTTAACACTTTCACAAACTGGAACGGAAAACGTAGATCCATCGGCTGGTATGCCGCAA ACTTCTTTTGAAGACAAACGTAAAGAAAACTTTGAGAAAGGACAAGCGGAGCTAGAACGTAGGCGCAAGGCTTTATTAGAAATTCAACGTAAAGAACAAGAAGAACGTGAACgaaaagaaagggaagagGCTGAGAAACAAGAGAAAATTAG ATTAGAACAAGAAAGACGAAGACAAGCAGAGATTGAGAAACAAATGCAAAGGCAGAAAGAGATTGAACaggaaaaggaagaacaaCGAAAACGAGCTCAAGAACAAAGAGAAGCAGCAAGAAA AGAGATGGAAAGACAACGACAATTAGAATGGGAAAAACAGAAATCACAAGAGCTTCAAACTCAGAGGCAGAAAGAACAAGATGTCTTACTAAAATTGAAAGCAAGAAATCAAACATTAACTATCGAATTAGGAACACTT AACGATAAAGTGAAAGAACTATCTCAAAAAATCTGTGACACTCGAGTTGGTGTATCTGGAGTAAAAACGACGATTGATGGAATGCGGTCGACACGTGATGCACAGTTACAAGAGATGGCTGCCTTAAAGAATAAACTTCGAGAACAAAACCAAAGATTACTAGCCTTGAGTCAAGAGAAAGCTCGAATCGAAGCAAAGAATAAGCTAAATACAGCTATGGAGTCGGCGGGCCAAGAAGCAATCAAAATGGCATTCGATAATAAGCAAATTACCCTGAAACAAATGAAGGATAAAATTGCTGATTTGCAACAGCAG ATTGATGCTAAAATGGCTgacatagaaaataataatggCCAGCTTCAAGATATTAAAACGCAACTGGAAACTTTAGTGGCTGACTGTAAGAACCTTTACTTAACTTTcgaagataaaaaattaaaagttttagAACTCAGAGCAAGTGGTGGTACTGGAGCTGGTACTGATTATACAACATCTGCATGGGGTGATAGTGGTTGGAATGATACTTCAGCGGCAGTTAACGATTCTGCATGGCCCGTTAATGATGCCACCACAACTAATGCAGTGGAAGAAACTACTCCAGGGGTTATGAAATATAGAGCTTTATACGAATTTGTAGCTAGAAATCaagacgaaatatcgtttcAACCTGGTGATATTATCTTG GTACCGCCTGTTCAAAATGCAGAACCAGGATGGATGGCTGGCGAAATTCGTGGTCATACTGGTTGGTTCCCGGAATCTTATGTAGAACCAATAGATGTTGGCAGCGCAAATGATAATGCTTTCGTACAACAAGACAGTGTGGAGAAGAGAAC aGGGATTGCTGAAGTTCCTGAGAATGTATCTGATGCCGGATCACTCGGCGATGAGCCTCCTCCTGTTGAACCTATCATACCTACTCTTGGATTAGGTGTAGTTTGTGATATACAAGTAACCACTTTGTATCACTATCGTCCTACGATAGAGCAACATCTTCTCTTCGAAAAAGGAGATATTATTAAAGTAGATGAACAACAG GGGGATTGGTGGTATGGTACATCTGGTAATGGAGCTAAGGGTTGGTTCCCTAAATCGTATGTCAAGGAAATTTCTGCTAATCAAACTGCAGTAGTTGAAGGACTTAATGAATACTACGTAGCCTTATATCCGTATGATTCCGCCGAAGTTGGAGACTTAACTTTCAACCAAGGAGAAGTTATATTAGTCACTAAAAAGGAAGGTGATTGGTGGACAGGCACTACAGGAGATAGGAATGGAATTTTTCCTGCCAATTATGTAGAAAAATGCGATGCTCCAGATCAG GGTGCCTCTATAACTACTAACGTATCTGAAACAAACGCGATTACTGAAACAACTGAGGACACAACCACAAGTAATCATGAAACAGCTACTTCAATTGCTCAGACAACATTG CAAGCAGAGAAAACTGCTGAGCAGCTTGAAGATGAAAGACAAGCCGCGGAAGATAGAGCAGAATTGCCAGATTTTTCCGCAATGGCTGCGCAGCAGGTAATTAATAT AGGAAGGAAACCTGAAATTGTACAAGTTATTGCACCTTATCAAGCCACTAGTTCTGAGCAGTTAGATTTACAAAAGGGGCAATTAATAATGATTCGTAAGAAGACAGATAGTGGCTGGTGGGAAGGAGAATTACAG GCACGTGgtaaaaaaagacaaattgGTTGGTTCCCAGCTTCTTATGTTAAACCTTTAACCAGTAGTAGCAATCGAAGTACACCTGTTTCTCATGGATATCAAGACTCTCCTACAGATCCAAATGTTG AACGCGTTATGGCATTGTACCCATATCAGGCTCAAAATGAGGATGAATTAAGTTTCGAGAAAGGCGACGTTATAACCGTACTTGCAAAGGATGAAGCAGCATGGTGGAAAGGCGAATTGAACGGAATGTCTGGCGTTTTCCCTAGTAATTATGTATCTCCTATGT CTAATGAGATGACAACTAACTTACTAGTGGCTGGATTGGATTCCATGGAAAGAAAACGGCAAGAATACATAAAAGAACTTATCACAACTGAACAAGCATATATAGAAGACATGAGACTTGTTCACGAG GTTTTCGAGAAACCTCTCATTGAAAGTTTAGTTTTAACCGTGGATGAAgtagataaaatatttgttaattggAGAGATATCATTGCGTGTAACGATAATTTCTTAAG aacATTACGGATACGACGAGATAATAGTGAAGGAGGGATTGTAAGAATGATTGGAGACATTCTATgtgaaaat ATACCTAGAATGTCAGCATATATAAGATTCTGCAGTTGCCAAATATCCGCTGCTGTCTATCTTCAGAGATTAACTGAAACTATGCCAGAATTTGTCAAAGTTGCTCAAATTTGTCAGCAAGATCCACGTACAAAAGGAATGCCTTTGAGCTCTTTCCTTATAAAACCAATGCAAAGGATAACAAAGTATCCTCTTATTATTGGCAAA attttagagcACACACCAGTTGACCATCCTGATAGGCAATATCTCCAAGAAGCATTGGCTAAAGCAGAAGAATTTTGTACTCag GTAAACGAAGGAGttagagagaaagaaaatagtGATAGATTAGAATGGTTGCAAACACATGTGGCATGTGATGGTCTTGAAGAACAACTTATCTTTAATTCTTTAACCAATTCTTTAGGTCCACGAAAACTTCTTCATTTTGGTATACTTCATAAG GCAAAAAGTGGAAAAGAACTTGTTGGATTTCTCACAAACGACTTTTTACTGTTTGCTCAACCAGTACTCAGCAGAAAGTCTTCATCCACTGGACAACAGTTTTCATTTGAGAGAAACGAACATCAAAAATTCAAGATGTATAGAAAG ccaatatttttaaacgaattatCTTTTCTGGGTGATTCAGAAATGAATGGTAATATTAGTTTCGGTTCCTGTGAGGGTTCAGAAAATTCAACAAAAATATTGAGACTGAAAGACCAAAAAAAGCCAATAATATTATTAGCACCGTCTCCAAGTGAATGTTCACTATGGATCAGAAGAATTACAGAagcaagaaagaaatttatggAGAAcgaaaaaacacgtttgcaaAGACAAAGATCAA AGCAGGCGCAATTTGGAGCGTGTGGCAGAATTCTTGTTACAGTGCTTGAAGGTTTCAATTTAAAGACAATACCTG TTCGCAGAAGACCACCCCAGGGTAGACTTCGATTAGTAATTGTGGAAGCTGAAGATTTAATTATGTTGAAAAAAG GAAAGTGCAATACGTTTTGTAAAGTGAGTATGGGCTCACAGGAAGAGAGAACGGGTGTCATATCAGGAACTGATTGCCCTTTATGGGATACATCAATGCAGTTTCAAGTAAAGGATTTACTTGAGGATACTTTATGTATCACGGTCTTCGATAAAGGCTATTATAGTCCAGATG AATTTCTCGGCCGAGCAGAAATAAGAGTTGCTGACATAATGAGAGATAGTAGAGATTCGTGTGGGCCAATACAGAAACGTATTCAGTTACATGAAGTCGAAAAAGGCGTCGTTGTGCTAAAGTTGGATTTACGACTCTTTGGTAATCGATAA